Proteins from one Bacteroidia bacterium genomic window:
- a CDS encoding Smr/MutS family protein, translated as MAKLKLDLHEIYNKSKDIDKFLHDIIQEAIDCKIETVEIIPGKGSGQLKKKVIRFLQQPEIKKLYHRLEKDSKNFGRIFVYFRF; from the coding sequence ATGGCTAAACTTAAGCTTGATCTTCACGAAATATACAATAAGAGTAAAGATATTGATAAATTTTTGCACGATATTATTCAGGAAGCAATAGATTGCAAAATAGAAACTGTTGAAATTATTCCCGGTAAAGGAAGTGGTCAGTTAAAAAAGAAAGTTATTCGTTTCTTACAACAACCCGAAATAAAAAAACTTTATCACCGATTAGAAAAAGACAGTAAAAACTTCGGGAGAATATTTGTGTATTTCAGATTTTGA